A segment of the uncultured Desulfobulbus sp. genome:
GTCAGGCGGGAGAAAACCTGCAGTTCAAGCCGGAGCAGGTTCTGGCCTTTGCCAAGAAGGTGGAAAAGATCATGGCGGAGAAGGGGGCCTATGTGGCCATCCTTGCCCGCAAGGGCCGGCCCGCGTCGGAAATGCCCGAGGGGATGGCCTTCACCCACACGGCCTTTGCCGTCTATTCCGAGATCAGCACCAAGGATGGACGAAAGATTCCCGGATATGCGGTCTATAACCTTTATCAGCAGAGCGATCGCCCGGATGTCAGCGCTTTGGTGGTTGATTATCCGCCTGATTTTTTTGCCGGTGTGGCCGAGCTCGAGGCCGGGGTGATCATTCCCTCGCCCAGATTGCAACAGCGGTTATTGAAAACGATCACCTCACCAACCTATGCAGCCCTGCATGATTCGCACTATTCGGTCATTGCCAACCCCTTCACCTTGGGACGGCAGAACTGCACCGAATTCGTGCTCGATGTGATCAATGCCGCGATCTATCAGACCGATGATATCAACCGGATCAAAGTCAATGAGAAAAACTACTTTGAGCCGCAGAAAGTCAATGTGAATCCTTTTAGACTGCTGTTGGGCTCCATGTTTACCGATGAGGTTTCCCTCTCCGATCAGCCCGGGGACGCGGTGACAGCGACCTTTGAGAAGATCGGTGCCTATCTGGTGAAATACGACAAGGGAGCTGAGGTCTTGACCGTCTTGCCCCATTGATCCCTTTTGGGGGGTACAAAAACGACAAAGGCCCGGCTGCTCCTTTTGAGGGGAGCAACCGGGCCTTTTTTGCCTGAAAAATGTGCTGGAAGAATTACATCCGACGGTAGAGCTCGAGTACACGCTTCTTGGTCATGATGTTTTTCCAATCCTTGCCAAAGCAGTTCTCCCACAGCGGCGCCAGGCCAAGGGCCACGTTGGCCATGGTGTCCATGGCTTTATCGTCGAGGCCTGCGGTGATGTTGCGCGGCAGGTTGATGCTGTGTTTGGCCATCATCTCGCGGAATTCCTTGACGCCCTGGGGATAGACATCCTCCAGATAGTCGAAGGTGATGCTGCAGCCGATTCCATGGTGGGTGCCGAGGACAAAGGCGAGACCGTAGGAGAGGGCGTGGCAGGCACCGACCTGGGAATAGGCGATGGACATGCCGCCGAAATAGGAGGCCATCATCAGCTTGTCGTCCTTGTCGGGATGGTCATCCAGGAAGACCTGGCGGCAGAGTTCGATCGACTTCTCCCCATAGGCGCGGCTGAATTCGTTGAGGTAGGTGCCGTTGAGCGATTCCACGTCGTGGATGTAGCAGTCCATGCCGGTATAGAACCACTGCTCCTTGGGAACGCCGACCAGGAGTTCGGGATCAAGCAAAATCTGGTCGTACAGGGTATAGTCGGAGTTGATGCCGAGTTTCTTTTCCGGGCCGGTGAGCACGGTGGTGCGGGAAATTTCGGCACCGGTGCCGGCCAGGGTGGGGACGGCCGCATGGTACACCGCCGGGGTCTTGATCAGGTCCCAGCCCTGATAGTCGGCGGAAGAGCCGGGGTTGGTCAGCATGAGGGAAATCGCCTTGGCGATATCCATGGTGGCTCCGCCGCCAAGACCGATGACGCCATCGGGCAGGCGACCGTTGAAGGCTTTCACCTCCGCAACCAGCTTGTCGATATAGGAAGTTTTAGGTTCGTCGTCGACATTGACCAAGAGGAGGAGATCACCGGACTCGATGGGAAGACGGCCTTCCAGAGCTTTCCCCTTGAAGACGTCGTCAAGTACGAACACCATATACGAGTCCTTGCTGACTCGCTTGGCTTTGAGGATGTCGCCCAACTGGTTGAAGGAACCGCGGCCAAAAATGATATTGGGGACTATTTTGAAATTTCTATACATCGGATAAGCTACCTTTGTAAGAGGAATTGGAAGCTGAAGGACGGCACCCGGCCGCCCCAGCGGGTTGGAACAGTGCAACTGTTGCAGACGCATGCGTGCGGTACAGCGTGTCCCGTTGAATGGAGAAGGATATGTGTCCCTGATGCGACATGCGGAATCAAACATATCTTTTTAGCAAAAGATGGAAAAATTCTCAACCAGGATATGGCCGATCCCTTTTGGGGCGGTCTGACTCTCAAGAGAGGGATAGCAGCGGAAAATGAAGGAGATCGAATCTCTGTCCCGGGAGCTTTATGCCGATATTCCCATGGGGACGCTCTACCACTACACCACCTTTAGTGGACTGCTGGGGATCGTGCGCAGCCGTGCCCTGTGGGCCAGCGATGTGCGCTACATGAACGATTCCGCTGAGCTGCGCCATACCTCCGACCTTATCCGGGCAGAGGTGCAGGAGCGGGTCGACAGGGGCCTGGGAAACGGCAATCTGCTCTCCCTGTTCGCCGACTGGGTGGCCCACCGGATCACCAACGGCCACATGCTCTTTGGTGCCTCCTTCCGCTCGCACGGCAATCTGCTCAGTCAGTGGCGGGGGTACAGCTCGCCGGGCAAGGGGGTCAGTCTGGGGTTCTGCCCGGATTATATCCTGGAATGCGCCCAGAGACAGCGATTCATGATCGGCAAGTGCATCTACGAGCCCCACCGGCAAAAGGCGCTGATCACCCAGGTGGTGAATGCGGTGGAACAGATGGCCGAAAACGAGGCCCGGGGCGAAGATACGGCCAGCGAACGGGCAAGTCTGTTCCGCAAGGCCTTCGCCTCCATCGAGATAGATCTGCTGCGCATCGCCGCCATTCTCAAGCACCCCTCCTTTCGTGAGGAAAAAGAGTGGCGGATCGTTTCACCGGTGATCGCCAATACGGCCGAGGCGCCGATTCTTTTTCGTGAGGGGCATGCCATGCTCGTTCCCTACATCGAGTTTGATCTCGGCATCGGCAACAAGCCGCCGGTGATGGATCATCTCTACCTCGGGCCCACGGCCAACATCAACATCTCGATGAACTCCCTCAAGATGTTTCTCGAGCAAAACGGTATTGTGCCCAAACGGGGCATCGATTACTGCCAGATTCCCTTTCGTCAGCGCTGAACCGAGGCCCGGTTCCGGGCTCAGGCAAATTTGGCCTGTTCGATCCAGGCCCGGGTGCCCAGGGATGTGCAGGACAGGCTGGCAACCTCCCCGGCCCGCTCCAGGCTGATGCAGAAGTCGTTGCGCTCAAGGATATAGTGGCAGAAAGCGCCATGGAAGATATCTCCGGCACCGAGGGTGTCCACCGGCTGCACCGGCATGACCGGAATCTCTGTGGTCGTCCCGTCGGTGTGGGCCAGGATGGGCTCGCCGCCGCGAGTTATGGCCATATGGTTGATGCCGTACTGCTTCAGTGCGCGGATGACATCCTCAATCTGTGCGCAACCGGGCGGAAAAAAATTGTCGGAGCAGATGGCAAAGTCAACCAGCGGCAGGAGCTTGTCCATGCCATTCTTCCAGCTGCCGCCGTCGAGAATGACGGGAATACGCATGATTCGCGCCCACTGTGCCAGCTGGAGGGCCTGGGGCAGATAATAGCCGTCCAGCATGAGCAGATCAGCATATTCCAGGGTGATCTCGTTGACTGCGTCGTGGCGGAGTTTGCGTAGATCGGTGTTGGAGTAGACCACGGCTCGGTCGCCGTTGGTGAGATCAACCATGACCGAGGCCAGCACCGGCGGTCGTTTGGGTTGATCGGTACAATCGATCAGATTGACCTTGGAATCGACAATATCGCGCTTGGCCACCTGCGCCAGGGAATGCTGACCAAGACCGGTGATCAGCGAAGCCTCGTTTTCAAAGGCGGCAAAGGCGACCGCCGCGTTGGTGGCCGGACCGCCCGCATAGGCGATTTGGCGCTCGGCCTTGAGCTTTTCGTTACTCTGAGGATGATGGGGAACGTAGTATACGATATCTGTGGTCGCCAGACCGAGAAAGATGCCTTTGTGCATGGTGGCGTATGATTTGTGAAAGTGGAGATTGAGAGGTAGGGTATACGGCAATGATAACGGCTGGGCGATGAAAAGAACAGGAATAATGATACAAAGTTTTCGCCGGGTTAGCGGCTCATTTCCAGGCCGAAGCGGACCGCCACGCTCAGGCCGTGGAGGTCGACCGGTTTCATCAGCAGATCACAGGCGCCGGCCTCCCGAGCGATGTCATAATTCAACCTGTCCGAGTAACCGGTACAGAGAATTACGGGAATATTGGGGTAGGTAGTGCGGATTTTCTCGGTCAGATCCAGGCCGGTCATCTTGGGCATGGTCTGGTCGGTGATCACCAGATCCACCGGCGGATCCGCCTCGGCGATCAGCTGCAGCACCTCCAGAGGATGGGCGGTGGTGGTAATGGTGTACCCCAGGTGGCCCAGCATCATGCGGCAGGTTTCGCGGATTTCCTTTTCGTCGTCCACCACCAAGATGTGCTCCG
Coding sequences within it:
- a CDS encoding DUF2145 domain-containing protein, whose amino-acid sequence is MRQSLLVFAVFLWLVQVPLAFSASGFSSASSQAGENLQFKPEQVLAFAKKVEKIMAEKGAYVAILARKGRPASEMPEGMAFTHTAFAVYSEISTKDGRKIPGYAVYNLYQQSDRPDVSALVVDYPPDFFAGVAELEAGVIIPSPRLQQRLLKTITSPTYAALHDSHYSVIANPFTLGRQNCTEFVLDVINAAIYQTDDINRIKVNEKNYFEPQKVNVNPFRLLLGSMFTDEVSLSDQPGDAVTATFEKIGAYLVKYDKGAEVLTVLPH
- a CDS encoding iron-containing alcohol dehydrogenase family protein → MYRNFKIVPNIIFGRGSFNQLGDILKAKRVSKDSYMVFVLDDVFKGKALEGRLPIESGDLLLLVNVDDEPKTSYIDKLVAEVKAFNGRLPDGVIGLGGGATMDIAKAISLMLTNPGSSADYQGWDLIKTPAVYHAAVPTLAGTGAEISRTTVLTGPEKKLGINSDYTLYDQILLDPELLVGVPKEQWFYTGMDCYIHDVESLNGTYLNEFSRAYGEKSIELCRQVFLDDHPDKDDKLMMASYFGGMSIAYSQVGACHALSYGLAFVLGTHHGIGCSITFDYLEDVYPQGVKEFREMMAKHSINLPRNITAGLDDKAMDTMANVALGLAPLWENCFGKDWKNIMTKKRVLELYRRM
- a CDS encoding DUF2971 domain-containing protein; translation: MKEIESLSRELYADIPMGTLYHYTTFSGLLGIVRSRALWASDVRYMNDSAELRHTSDLIRAEVQERVDRGLGNGNLLSLFADWVAHRITNGHMLFGASFRSHGNLLSQWRGYSSPGKGVSLGFCPDYILECAQRQRFMIGKCIYEPHRQKALITQVVNAVEQMAENEARGEDTASERASLFRKAFASIEIDLLRIAAILKHPSFREEKEWRIVSPVIANTAEAPILFREGHAMLVPYIEFDLGIGNKPPVMDHLYLGPTANINISMNSLKMFLEQNGIVPKRGIDYCQIPFRQR
- a CDS encoding PfkB family carbohydrate kinase: MHKGIFLGLATTDIVYYVPHHPQSNEKLKAERQIAYAGGPATNAAVAFAAFENEASLITGLGQHSLAQVAKRDIVDSKVNLIDCTDQPKRPPVLASVMVDLTNGDRAVVYSNTDLRKLRHDAVNEITLEYADLLMLDGYYLPQALQLAQWARIMRIPVILDGGSWKNGMDKLLPLVDFAICSDNFFPPGCAQIEDVIRALKQYGINHMAITRGGEPILAHTDGTTTEIPVMPVQPVDTLGAGDIFHGAFCHYILERNDFCISLERAGEVASLSCTSLGTRAWIEQAKFA